CCAAGTTACGCCCGGTTTGCGCAATTCAATCCGAAGTTTACCAATATCAAATTTTATTAGTTTATTGGTTCACTGGTTCATTAGTTCATTGGTGGTTGGCGGCTAGTTAGCTTGTTTGATAAGAGTGGTAATGTGTTTTATTTGGGCTATTTATCTCCAGCTATTCCCGTAACCAACTATGCCACCAATCAACAAATGAACTAATGAACTAATAAACTAATTAATTACCTTTGCCCATCCGAATAATATGAAGTTTATTTATCAAACCTGGTGGAAGGTAGTAACCGTAATTGTGATAGTTTACACACTTATTGCGGGCTTATTACTTGGCGTGCCAACCATGCCCATCCTGCACGAAACTATCCGTAATACTTATTTCCACGTACCTATGTGGATGGCCATGTTTACCGTGTTTACCATATCGGTTTACTACAGTATCAAGTACCTGCAAACAGGTAAAGAGGAGTACGACCTGATAGCCGTAGAAAGCGCTAACACGGGCCTTTTCTTTTTTGTTATAGGGCTTATAACCGGCATGCTATGGGCCAGGTACACCTGGGGCGCTTTCTGGAGTAACGATCCTAAGCAAAACAGCGCGGCCATTGCGTTCCTGTTGTACTGTGCCTATTCGGTATTGCGTAACTCTATTGATGAGGAACAAAAGCGGGCCAAAATTTCGGCCATTTATAACATCTTCGCGTTCCCTATCATGATCGTACTCATTATGGTACTGCCCCGCATGACCGATTCATTGCACCCCGGCAACGGTGGTAACCCAGCTTTTGGCAAGCTGGATATGGATAACCGCATGCGTATGGTGCTGTACCCGGCTTTTATAGCCTGGAGCGCTATGGGTGTGTGGATAGCATCGGTACGTTACCGCATCCGTTTAATTGAATATAAAAAGAACCAAATAAATTAATGAAAAAGTTAACATTAATGTTAATGTTGTTGCTGAGCTTTGCTACAGCTTTTGCACAACAAAATGGTCCGGTTGAAATGGCCGATGTGTTGCGCAGTTCGGGGAAAATATACGTCGTAGTGTGTACTATCGTGATCGTTTTTTTAGGCCTGGCCATTTATCTGTTTTCTATCGACCGCAGGCTTAGAAAAATAGAAAAAAATCAATAATAAAAAAGATAGCCCTATTCCGTTTAAACACTGATTTTGCTATGCATGCATAGTGTGTACCTGAAACACTAACTATAATATATTTGCAATATTGATAAAAATTGTACCAAATTTGCACACTTTTTTAAGAGTTTAATATTTATACAATAATTATGGATACCAATATTTTAGTTGCCGACCAGGAGACCCACTTTTTTGGCGACGTATGTAAAAACTTTGATTACGCAGCACAGTTTACTAAACACGACGCTGGTTTGCTCGATCAGATTAAGTCGTGTAACAGCGTTTACCGTTTCCGTTTCCCCATCCGCAGGGGCAATGGTTTCGAGGTAATTGACGCCTGGCGCGTTGAGCACTCGCACCACCAATCGCCAACCAAAGGCGGTATCCGCTACAGCGAAATGGTGAACGAGGATGAGGTAATGGCCCTTGCTGCCCTCATGACCTATAAGTGCGCTATCGTAAACGTACCCTTTGGTGGTGCCAAAGGCGGTATCAAAATAAATCCTAAAAACTACACTGTAAGCGAACTGGAAAACATTACCCGCCGCTATACTGTAGAACTCATCAAGAAGAACTTTATAGGCCCCAGCATTGACGTACCCGCACCGGATTACGGCAGCGGCGAACGCGAAATGAGCTGGATAGCCGATACCTATGCCACCATGAACCCCGGTCAACTGGATGCTATGGGCGCTGTTACCGGCAAACCCATTGCTTTGCATGGTATTGCAGGCAGGAGGGAAGCAACAGGTCGCGGTGTGGCTATCGCTGTTCGTGAGTGTGTTAGCTTTGGCGATGATATGCAAAAAATTGGTCTGTTGCCCGGCTTATCGGGCAAAAGGATAATTGTGCAGGGTTTAGGTAACGTAGGTTACTACTCTGCAAAATTCCTGGCCGAGTTTGGTGCCATCATAGTTGGCCTTTGCGAATTTGAAGGCGCCATCTATAACGAAAACGGTCTCGACGTTGAAGCCGTTTTCCAACACCGTAAAGCAAGCGGATCTATTTTAGGTTACGCAGGCGCGGCACAGGAATTTAAAAATACCATGGAGGGCCTGGAGCAGCCATGCGATATCCTGGTACCGGCGGCTTTAGAAAACCAGATAACCGAAAGCAACATCCGCAACATACAGGCAAAAATTATTGCCGAAGGCGCAAACGGCCCAACATCGCCCGAAGCCGAAGCTATATTTTACGCCAATGGCGGTATCATTATCCCGGATATGTATGCCAATGCGGGCGGTGTAACGGTATCGTACTTTGAGTGGTTAAAAAACCTGAGCCACGTAGCCTTTGGCCGCATGAACCGCAGGTTCGAAGAAAACTCAAACCTTAACCTGGTAAATATGGTAGAGGGTATTACCGGTACATCATTAACCCCGATGCAAAGGTCGACCATTATTAAAGGCGCATCCGAATTAGAATTGGTAAACTCCGGTTTAGAAGATACCATGATCCGTTCATACTACGAGATCAGGGAGATTTACAAAAACAACCCGGCAATTGATACCTTGCGCAGCGCTGCTATGGTAGGTGCAATTAATAAAATAGCGGTGAGTTACCAAAACTTAGGTATCTGGCCGTAAATATTTGGTCGTTGGTAATCAATGTTCTAAACTACCGTCATTGCGAGGAACGAAGCAATCCCAAACTACGTGGGACTTAGCATGTAGAGGATTGCTTCGTACCTCAATGACGGATGTTCGATATTGGTAATCATTGTGCTTAAAAACACGTCATTACCTGTTTTTCTTAACTTAAACTTAATGACACTGTGCTAATGCCCTGTACAGTATGAATGTATTGCCCAGTCACAACAGGTATTGCCGTTCGCACACGTACTATGCTGTATCATATTCGTACGTTTTTATGGCGTTACTTTTTAATAAGTGATTGATTTTTAGGTGTTTGAAATGATGGCACAATGATGGTGAAATCAATAGGTAAAAACCATCGATATGCTTAAAAATTACTTGCTGGTTGCTTTTCGTAACCTCACTAAAAACAAAGCTTTTTCGTTTATCAATATTGTGGGGCTGGCCATTGGGATGGCTGCCTGCCTTTTAATTTTGCAGTATGTTACGTTTGAACTGAGTTTTGATAATTTTCAGGCGAAGAAAGACCGTATTTACCGCATTAACCAGGACCGCTTCAATAATGGCAAATTAAGTACCCGCTGGGCCGGCGGAGCTTTTGCACCGGGAACTGAGTTTAAAAACGATTTGCCCGAGATTGAAGATATGGTAAAATTATCGCCGGCCGGCGATATCCTGCTCAGTTATAAGGATCAGAAAATGACGGTTGCCAATAACTACTTTGTTGGCAATTCGTTTTTCAACATATTCTCGTATAAATTACTACGGGGCGATCCTAAAACCGCCCTGGCCGAGCCTAATACGGTAGTTATATCAAGCAGCGTGGCCAAAAAGCTGTTTCACAACCAGGATCCTGTTGGCCAGAATATTATCATTTATAACGATAAGGGCATGAAGGTTACAGGGGTAATGGAGGATATGCCCGAAAATACACACATGAGGCTCGATTTTTTACAGTCATGGGCTACGCTGTCAAAAATTTACGCGCCGGGTATTGATAACCAGTGGATGAATGATGGCTGTACTACCTATTTGCTGCTTAGGCCGGGTGTTAACCCTAAGGTCTTAGAGGCTAAATTTATTCCCATTGTAAAAAAGGCGTATGATAAATATAAAGGCTCGGGCGAAAGCGGTATTTATACCCTGCAGCCGGTAGGCAGCATTCACCTGTACTCCAACCTGATGTTTGAGCTGCAACCCAATGGCGATGGTAATTCTGTTTACCTGCTGTTGGGTATAGCCATATTTGTAATTATTATAGCCTGGATAAACTATATTAACCTGGCCACCGGCAAGGGGATAGGGCGGGCCAAAGAGGTTGGGGTGCGTAAAACGTTAGGATCGGCAAAGCAACAGCTTATTGTACAGTTTATGCTGGAGGCCGGGCTGCTTAACTTGCTGGCGCTGCTGCTTGCCGTTATATTGATTATTGTTTTCCTTCCAGTTTTTGCCAATATATCGGGCCTGCATATCAGCTTTAGCTTGTTTTTAAATCCGGTATTCTGGATAACAACGGCGGGCATATTGCTGGCAGGTTCGTTTTTTTCGGGCTTTTACCCGGCGATGGTGCTGTCATCTTTTAAGCCTGTTGAGGTGATGAAAGGTAAATTGTCGGCATCGCCGCGGGGTATAATTTTGCGCAAGGGGATGGTGGTTTTTCAGTTTGCAGCATCAATTTTCCTGCTGATTGGTTCGCTAACGGTATTCAGGCAAATTCAATATATGCAAAACCAAAGCCTGGGTATCAATATTGATCAAACCATTGTGGTTAAGCCGCCAATAGCCAAAATAGATTCGTTTTACCGCAATATGAAGGCGTTTAAAAACAATATCCTTACTAACCCGGCTATTAAAGGGATGACAGTATCGACCACGGTACCGGGCGAGCCGGTGTCATGGAACGCGGGCGGCATTAAGCCCCACGGCGCCGACCAGTCGCAAGGCAAGCAATACCGTGTTATTGGGGGCGACCAGGAATACCTCACTTTTTACGATATGAAGCTTCTTGCGGGCCGCAGGTTTTCGCCTGAGTTTACTACCGATACGGCTTCGGTAGTGTTTAACGAAAAGGCCATTCACCAAATGGGTTTTGATAAGCCCGAACAGGCCATAGGTAAGCAAATTGATTTTTGGGGCAAAACCTATACTATTGTTGGTGTTGTTGAAAATTTTCATCAGCAATCACTACGGGATGATTACGACGCTTTGATTTTTAGGTGTATACCGGATTTGCGCAACCAGGTATCAATTAAAATAAGTACAGCCAACATACAGCAAACATTAGCTGGGTTGAAAGCAGACTGGAAAACATATTTCCCCAATGATCAGTTTGATTATTTTTTCCTGGACGAGCATTTTAACAAGCAATACCAGGCCGATAAGCGTTTTGGCCAGGTGTTTGGCATATTTACATTCATAGCCATTTTTGTTGCCTGCCTTGGGTTATTTGGCCTGGTATCATACACCATTGTACAGCGTACCAAAGAGATAGGCATCAGGAAGGTACTTGGTGCCACCGTTAGTAATATTTTACAGTTGCTTTATAAAGATTTTGCCGTGTTGGTAGTTGTTGCTTTTGTTGTATCGGCACCGCTGGCCTGGTATGCCATTAACAAATGGCTGCAAACCTACTCGTTCCGGCTCAGTATCAGTTGGCTGTTGTTTGTTATACCGTTTATAGTGGTGTTTATCATTGCTTTTGTTACAGTATCATTATTAACGGTAAAAGCCGCATTGATGAACCCGGTTAAGAGTTTGAAAACGGAGTAGTTTCTGTAAGGTTGCGAATTAAGCAAGGCGGCTATGGATGGTTTGCGGTGGCTATATTACAGAGTCCGCTTGTCCGAACATGGCGGGATGGATGCCGGGCGGACACTTTGCAGCGTAGCAATAGGGATGGAAATGGATACCGGCCTATGTGGCTAAGGCCTGTGCAGTATGAATATACAGCCCGGGCCGCAGGCATTGCCATTTTTAGTATCAAGTAGTAAGAATCAAGTAGCAAGATGTGTTTGAACATGCAGAGAGAACGCCGACAAACACACCCCTGCCACTGCTCAATCTATCGCGCCCCCTCTCGAGAGGGGAATAAAGAAATCTTGCTACTTGATTCTTACTACTTGATACTATTTTTAAACCACAAAGCCCCGGCTATTGCCAGGGCTGTTGTTAGTATAAATTAATGTTGGGAAAGGGAAATTAGAATTTACCTAATTCCTGAACAAGGTCGATCAGTTTGTTTGAGTAACCCCACTCATTATCGTACCATGATACAACTTTAACAAAGTTATCATTAAGGCCGATACCTGCTTTTGCATCAAAAATTGATGTACGTGCATCGCCTTTGAAATCTTCAGATACCACTTCATCTTCAGTGTAACCTAAAATTCCTTTTAATTCGCCTTCAGATGCTGCTTTCATAGCTGCTTTGATGGCTTCGTATGAAGCACCTTTTTTCAAACGTACGGTTAAGTCAACAACAGATACGTCGGCAACTGGTACACGTAACGACATACCTGTTAATTTACCTTTTAACTGAGGTAACACCAAACCAACTGCTTTAGCAGCACCGGTTGATGAAGGGATGATGTTTTGGTAAGCACCACGGCCACCTCTCCAGTCTTTAGCACTTGGGCCATCAACAGTTTTTTGAGTAGCTGTAACAGCGTGTACGGTGGTCATTAAGCCTTCTTCGATACCAAAGTTATCATCCAATACTTTAGCAATAGGTGCTAAACAGTTGGTAGTACATGAAGCGTTTGATACAATGTTTTGATCGGCTTTCAATTCTTTATGGTTAACACCCATTACAAATGTAGGGGTATCATCTTTTGCCGGTGCGCTCATTACAACTTTTTTAGCACCTGCATCAATATGTTTTTGAGCCGTTTCCTGTGTTAAGAACAAGCCTGTTGATTCGATAACAACTTCAGCGCCTATTTCGCCCCATTTAAGGTTAGCAGGGTCTTTTTCGGCAGTAACACGGATGGTTTTACCGTTTACAACCAAATGACCGCCTTCAACAGCAATAGTGCCTTTGAATGGTCCGTGAGTTGAATCGTATTTTAACATGTAAGCCATGTAATCTGGCTCAACCAGGTCATTAATACCAACAACTTCAATGTCGGATCTTTCAATTGCGGCCCTGAATGCCAGGCGGCCAATACGGCCGAAACCGTTAATTCCTATTTTCATGATTTTTTAATTTTTATTTGAATAGTAGGTTAATAAATTATTTATGGGTTCTTTTATAATGTTGGTTATCTGCAAATTGGCTTCGGCAGCGCTTTCATACAAAAGTTCCTGAAAATTGGCAGCAACCGTGCCCACAAAATAGATAGGGGCATCGGGATGTTGCTTATGTAAAGGTACTAAATATGTGGAAATTAGGCTGCTAAATCCTTTTTTTATGACGTTTTGGAGATGATAGTCGGTGCGGTTTTCCAGGTAAAAATCGGCAAACGAACTCAGGAATAAGGCTGGTTGTTTTTGGCGGTAAACCTTCTCTAAAAGTGTTTTGCGGTCGGCATCGTATTTATGGATAAACTTTTTGCGGATGTTTGGTGGCAGGGTTTGGTTCATAAACCCTTTAATAAGCTGCCTGCCCAACCAGTTGCTGCTGCCTTCGTCGGCCAGTATATAACCCAGGCCGTAGTTGTTGGGGGCCACTTTTTTACCATCGTAATAAGCGGCGTTTGAGCCGCTGCCGCAAATGCTTACAATACCGGGCGAGTTTTTACAGCAGGCAATAGCTGCCGCGGTAATGTCGTGCTCAACAGTTACCTTGCCAAATTTAAAAAATGCCGAGAGCGCGTTATATACCACCGCCTTACGTTCAACTGACGATGCCCCGGCACCAAAAAAGTAAATACGTTTTATCTCTTCGGCGTGGTGAATGAGGTTGATATTTTTATTGAGAAGTTGCAGAATGTGCTTTTCGTCGTTAAAGTAGGGATTGATGCCGTTGGTTTTAAAGGAAGCAATAGTTCTTCCTTTATCGGCCAGGCGCCAATGTGCAAAATACGAACCGCTATAAACTACTGCAATCATTAATTATTATATCGATAATATATCAACCATTTGTAAAAGGTCTGCTTCCAGCTTAAACTCATGGTGGTTAAGCGCTTCCTCCAAACTGGTTAGCACAATGTTATTGGCCTGCAAACCTACCATTTTTTGTGATTCTCCTGCTATCAAAGCGTTAACTGCTGCAAAGCCCAAACGACTGCCCAAAATTCTGTCGAAACTGGATGGGCTGCCCCCTCTTTGCAAGTGGCCTAATATAGTTACTTTAATGTCGTAGTTTTTAACTTCTTTTTGTACGGCTTTTGCCACGTCATACACGCCGCCATTCTTGTCGCCTTCGGCCACAATTACGATGCTTGACGATTTTTTGTTCATGTGGCCCGTTTTAAGGTTTTGGATCAAATCCTCAATAGCGGTTTGTTTTTCGGGCAGTAAGATGGCCTCTGCACCACATGAAATGCCCGCCCGCAGGGCAATAGCGCCCGAGTCGCGACCCATTACTTCGATGAAGAAAAGGCGGTCATGCGCATCGGCTGTATCACGAATTTTGTCGATAGCTTCAATAACTGTATTAGTAGCTGTATCAAACCCCAGGGTATACGTTGAACCGCAAAGGTCGTTATCAATGGTGCCCGGAACGCCCATTACAGCAATATCCGGGTATTTTTTTGAAAAACGCAGGGCGCCGGTAAATGTACCATCGCCACCAATTACTACCAGGGCATCAATGCCATGCTCTTTTAGATGCTTGTAGGCGGTGGCCATGCCTTCCTCTTCTTTAAAAGGCAGGCAGCGGGCAGTTTTTAAAATGGTGCCTCCTAAATTCAATATATTACTTACCGAACGCTTGTTCATATCGTACATGTCGTTTTCGATAAGCCCTTTATAGCCCTGGCGTATGCCTACAACCTCGAGGCCATTATATAATGCTGTGCGAACAACGGCGCGGATACATGGGTTCATGCCCGGTGCGTCGCCGCCTGAGGTTAAAACAGCAATTTTTGAAATTTTCTGCATCTTTACACTACTAAATTTGTGCTACGAAGATACAGTGTGTAAATTACACCATTAAATTTATTTGTTTTTTTTTAGATTAGGAATTAAGGTCATATATTTAAACTGTAAATTAAATCCCGATAAGTATTTTGGAACTAATGCTGCCTAAGTTTGATTCCGTATTCTCGATAGACTGCGTAATTTTTGGTTTTGAAGCCGGCGAACTTAAGATTTTATTAATTGAGCGTAACGAAGAACCATATAAAGATTGGTTTGCATTGCCCGGCTACATTGTTGAGCAGGACGAAAGCATAGACGATGCCGCCGAGCGGATCCTGTATGAGCTTACGGGGCTGCGCGATTTGCATATGCAACAATTCCACACCTTTGGCGAGGTTAACAGACACCCGCAAGGCCGTGTAATTACGGTTGCCTATTACGCGCTTATTCGTATCAACGGGCAAAAGGAGCTGCGCCCGGTAACCCAGTTTGCCAAAAAAGCCATCTGGCACCCGGTAAACGATTTACCTAAGCTGGCATTTGACCACAGCGAAATTTTTAATACCGGCTTCAATAAAATCCGCCGCAGGCTGCATTACCAGCCTATAGCGTTTGAGTTGTTACCTGAAAAATTTACGCTTACCCAGTTACAATCATTATACGAGGCTGTACTTAACAAAAAGCTGGATAAACGTAACTTCCGCAAAAAAATGCTCAGCTACGGCTTTTTAAAAGAGCTGGACGAGAAGCAAAAAGGGGTAAGCTACCGTGCAGCCAAACTGTACAAGTTTGATAAACGCAAGTACGGGAAGATATTTCAGGGTGAAATGAGCCTCGGGTAGCAGTTTGCAGTCTTTAGTTGGCAGTTTGCAGTTCTTGGTTGGCTGTAATACGCAAAGGCATGCCAGGTGTATAATCCTAAATGAAAAAGCTTCAGTGGTAGTCACTGAAGCTTTTTTTGTGCAAACTGCTAACTAATTATTGCAAACTGCAAATAGCTGCTTACTGCAAACTGAGGATTGCCAACTACAAGCTGCTCGGCGATAACTCCAAATGGTATTTAACCAGGTTATCTATAGGCGAGCGGATGATGTTACCAACAACCATTCCGTTTTCGGTAACTACTTCTTCCAGTACGTTACGGAAGTTGTACCCTACCGAGCCTATGCAGTTAAAGGTATATTTTTGATAGTCGGGGTAGTGGGTAACCAGGTTACGGAAAAAATCTTCGAACGAGGTACGTACTAAATTACGTGAGTATTCAATGTGCACATTGTTATCATAAACAAACTTGCTGAAGCTTGCGCAAAAGCGGTTGGCGCGTGGCTGGGTATAAACCTGCTCGTTAATATCATCGGGCGTAAGTTTAAAGGTTTCCCAAAACAGGTTGCGCACAGGCTCGGGCATGTAACCGCGCAAATAATCAACTAATAATTTTTTGCCGATATAGCAGCCGCTGCCTTCATCGCCCAGGATATAAGCGCCCGAATCGATATTATGTACAACATTTTTACCATCGTAAATACAAGAATTGGTACCTGTACCTAAAATAGCCGCAAAACCTTCGGTATTGCCTAACAGGGCGCGTGCCGCAGCAAGCAAATCATGGCCTATGTATACCTTAGCTTTAGTAAAAACAGCTTCCATCGCAACTTTTACAAGGTTGCGCATATCATCTGTTGAGCAGCCGGCCCCGTAATAATTAACCTCGGTTATTTCGTTTTTATCAAGGTCGGTAGGCAAGCTTTCGTTTAACGATTGGATGATGTACTCTGTACTTGAAAAATAGGGGTTATATCCCTCAGTGTTGAAATACACTTTTTTACCTTCTTCGGTAACCAGACACCAGTTTGTTTTAGTTGAGCCACCGTCAGCAATTATGATCATAAATAAAGTTTTATTAGAAAAATTGGGTTAAAAGTATGATTAACTTATTGTAAAAAAAACACTTTGTAACCTAAATCATAAAAATTGCCATTTTTATGCTAATTACACTTTCTTTTTACACAAAATCTAACGTTACTGGCTTAAAGTATCATTATCAACAACACATTTTCATTACATCAGGGTATTATAATAAATGTAAAATCAACATGTAATTGAGGATTAGGCCATTGCGGTCATTTTTTTTGCAATTGTACGTAATGTTAAATTATTTAGCAACATCTATCAATAATACTTGTATATAATTACACTAAGCCGGTAACGTTTACATGAACGACAATGAATTATTTGCCGGAATATGTACCGATTTAATTGCCGCAAAATGCTGTTTTAACCAACCCGCCATAAACTCCGATCCGGGTTCTTCACTGGCGATATGGCCTAATACAATCAGCGATAAGTTATCCCCCTTTGCCTGCGCGTCGCGCACGTATTCGGCAGTTTCCCATTCCTGTATTTCGCCAACAATTAACACATCGGGTTTTACTTTGCCGGCTTCGGTTATGTGCCTTTTACCGCCCGCGGCGCCGGGTAAAAACAATACCTTTTGGCAGTTTTGCGCCGGGTTGCCAATGTAGCGCACTTTATTAATGGATAGTTTGTTTTTCAGGTATTCAATTAAAGCAGCTAAGTTGGTAGGCGGAAGCACCAGCACATTGCCCAGGTCGGGCCGGTAATAGGCCGCCCAGCTTAATTGGGTTAGTACGCCCATGCCTACGCCGTCGGGCTTAAGGCTATGAATATAGTCGTGGTTACGCCATACGGCAATGTTGTTATCTTTAAGTAGTTTGGCTTTATATTGGTATACATCATCATTGGCCAGCCAGTCGGTTTCGTCGGCATGGTTATAAAAAGTGGGCTCATGGGCTATAATAAAGTTGGCATTTAAGGCTATAGCCCGTTTTATCACATCAATAGTGGCAAACATGGTAGTAACAATGCCCGTAACTTTAATATCCAGATTGCCCGATTTAAGCGTATCTACCGTTTTAGGAAAAGGTGCCCCGGCTATCTGGCTGATGAATTTATCGATAATCTGCCCGACTGTTACATCCTCTTTAACCTCAAAAAAATTGGCAGCCCGGCCCACAAATGGAGCGCTCAGCAATGCCGAGGCGGCGGCCACTTTGCCAACATTAAAAATAAATTTACGGCGGGTATAATCCTTATTTAAGGAAAAAAGTTTTTTTGTTGTATTCATGATAGTTGAATGGTGATTGATCAAATATATAGAATAGGCGCGCAAATAAGTAAGGTGCCTGGTTTACATTCCAAGATTCATGTTATCTTCGTGAAAGAACATCTATGAACAGAAATACAATCGAAATACTGCCTGGCTGGTTGCTAACTTATGAAGAAGTATCTAATGGCGTTTTTAGATTTTTGGCTTCAGATAGATCTGGAAGACAGGTTGGAACGACAGATACTGAGTTTGAACGCGGGCTTAATACCTGCAAGGAATACGCGCTTGATATTGAAAAACAACTTAAGGCATAGCTAAACATATGCCCTTCACCTTCGCCCACCCCGCCATCATTTTACCTCTAAAACATCTGCCTAAACGATGGTACTCAATAACCGGTTTAATAATTGGCAGCATGACACCCGATTTTGAATATTTTATCAGGATGCGGGTAAAGGCTATTTACGGACATTCGGTGGTCGGGTTATTTTATTTTGATTTGCCCCTCGGCTTATTGCTAACATTCATTTACTTGTTTGTGGTAAAAGATAAATTGATTGATCATCTGCCTATTCAACTGAATAGCCGGTTTTTGGCATATAAAAAGAAGCTGTTAAAAATATCCTTTGCTACCGTGTTTATAATAGGGTTATCGGTTATAGCCGGCGCTGCTTCCCATATTTTATGGGATAGTTTTACCCATTCTTCCGGCTATTTTGTAAGGCTTTTTCCATTCCTTTCCGCAGTGGTTGTTCAATTGGGCCGACAACCTATTTACTGTTATTCATTACTACAACATGGCAGTACACTTGCAGGGCTCGCGTTCATTGGGTACACAATATGGGGGTTGCCAAAAAGTGCTGTTACCAGTGCGGGCAATGTGTTTAAATACTGGCTCATCGTATTTTTAACATCGGTATTTACAGTAATTGTAAGGCTATCATTTAAAAGCCACGATTCGTATTTGTTTGGTAATTTATTGGTAACAGCTATCGCAGGAGGCCTAATTGGATTAGTTATAGCGTCGGCTTTTGATTCGGGCCTACAAAAAAAACTGTAATATTTCTGTTAATTTTAGCATTGTGCCCAAATTTAAGCCTCCGGATTTGCAACATATACTTAAGAATTCTATATTTGCTACCTCATAAGGTAAGTGTTTCACACTTATTAATTGTGATAAGGTTTAGGTTTAAAGCCCCAAGCAGCGAGTGCAAGGGGCTTTTATTTTGCCTTGTTTTTTCTGCCGGTAATTATTCCCCCTTTAATTTTTCGGACTAATCCGCAATAATTTCATTTCAACTTCGATTTTAAAAAAAGTATAACCTTTACAATTCGTTTGCGTAATAATTATAAAATACTAATTAAGATGGACTTTGTAATTACCTTTGGAGCAATATTGCTCTCGCTTTGTTTGTTGCTGATGATAGGTGTGCTATTTGCCGGAGTTTTAAAATACATTAAAAAACAATATCATCCCAACCCGAAATTCTCTGATTATGTAAACGTGGATTCCGCCGAATACGCTTATAAAAGAATCGAAAAAAGGACAGTTCGTTAATCAAATCACAAATTTGTGATTGATAATTCAGCATAATTTTGCATATTTGCACCGCGAAAAACACGATGGCATGATACATTGCCATAAAGTCGTTGATTTTACAGATGGTCCTATAGCTCAGCTGGATAGAGCAACAGATTTCTAATC
The genomic region above belongs to Mucilaginibacter sp. KACC 22773 and contains:
- the ccsA gene encoding cytochrome c biogenesis protein CcsA, yielding MKFIYQTWWKVVTVIVIVYTLIAGLLLGVPTMPILHETIRNTYFHVPMWMAMFTVFTISVYYSIKYLQTGKEEYDLIAVESANTGLFFFVIGLITGMLWARYTWGAFWSNDPKQNSAAIAFLLYCAYSVLRNSIDEEQKRAKISAIYNIFAFPIMIVLIMVLPRMTDSLHPGNGGNPAFGKLDMDNRMRMVLYPAFIAWSAMGVWIASVRYRIRLIEYKKNQIN
- a CDS encoding CcmD family protein gives rise to the protein MKKLTLMLMLLLSFATAFAQQNGPVEMADVLRSSGKIYVVVCTIVIVFLGLAIYLFSIDRRLRKIEKNQ
- a CDS encoding Glu/Leu/Phe/Val family dehydrogenase, yielding MDTNILVADQETHFFGDVCKNFDYAAQFTKHDAGLLDQIKSCNSVYRFRFPIRRGNGFEVIDAWRVEHSHHQSPTKGGIRYSEMVNEDEVMALAALMTYKCAIVNVPFGGAKGGIKINPKNYTVSELENITRRYTVELIKKNFIGPSIDVPAPDYGSGEREMSWIADTYATMNPGQLDAMGAVTGKPIALHGIAGRREATGRGVAIAVRECVSFGDDMQKIGLLPGLSGKRIIVQGLGNVGYYSAKFLAEFGAIIVGLCEFEGAIYNENGLDVEAVFQHRKASGSILGYAGAAQEFKNTMEGLEQPCDILVPAALENQITESNIRNIQAKIIAEGANGPTSPEAEAIFYANGGIIIPDMYANAGGVTVSYFEWLKNLSHVAFGRMNRRFEENSNLNLVNMVEGITGTSLTPMQRSTIIKGASELELVNSGLEDTMIRSYYEIREIYKNNPAIDTLRSAAMVGAINKIAVSYQNLGIWP
- a CDS encoding ABC transporter permease, translating into MLKNYLLVAFRNLTKNKAFSFINIVGLAIGMAACLLILQYVTFELSFDNFQAKKDRIYRINQDRFNNGKLSTRWAGGAFAPGTEFKNDLPEIEDMVKLSPAGDILLSYKDQKMTVANNYFVGNSFFNIFSYKLLRGDPKTALAEPNTVVISSSVAKKLFHNQDPVGQNIIIYNDKGMKVTGVMEDMPENTHMRLDFLQSWATLSKIYAPGIDNQWMNDGCTTYLLLRPGVNPKVLEAKFIPIVKKAYDKYKGSGESGIYTLQPVGSIHLYSNLMFELQPNGDGNSVYLLLGIAIFVIIIAWINYINLATGKGIGRAKEVGVRKTLGSAKQQLIVQFMLEAGLLNLLALLLAVILIIVFLPVFANISGLHISFSLFLNPVFWITTAGILLAGSFFSGFYPAMVLSSFKPVEVMKGKLSASPRGIILRKGMVVFQFAASIFLLIGSLTVFRQIQYMQNQSLGINIDQTIVVKPPIAKIDSFYRNMKAFKNNILTNPAIKGMTVSTTVPGEPVSWNAGGIKPHGADQSQGKQYRVIGGDQEYLTFYDMKLLAGRRFSPEFTTDTASVVFNEKAIHQMGFDKPEQAIGKQIDFWGKTYTIVGVVENFHQQSLRDDYDALIFRCIPDLRNQVSIKISTANIQQTLAGLKADWKTYFPNDQFDYFFLDEHFNKQYQADKRFGQVFGIFTFIAIFVACLGLFGLVSYTIVQRTKEIGIRKVLGATVSNILQLLYKDFAVLVVVAFVVSAPLAWYAINKWLQTYSFRLSISWLLFVIPFIVVFIIAFVTVSLLTVKAALMNPVKSLKTE
- the gap gene encoding type I glyceraldehyde-3-phosphate dehydrogenase, producing MKIGINGFGRIGRLAFRAAIERSDIEVVGINDLVEPDYMAYMLKYDSTHGPFKGTIAVEGGHLVVNGKTIRVTAEKDPANLKWGEIGAEVVIESTGLFLTQETAQKHIDAGAKKVVMSAPAKDDTPTFVMGVNHKELKADQNIVSNASCTTNCLAPIAKVLDDNFGIEEGLMTTVHAVTATQKTVDGPSAKDWRGGRGAYQNIIPSSTGAAKAVGLVLPQLKGKLTGMSLRVPVADVSVVDLTVRLKKGASYEAIKAAMKAASEGELKGILGYTEDEVVSEDFKGDARTSIFDAKAGIGLNDNFVKVVSWYDNEWGYSNKLIDLVQELGKF
- the pfkA gene encoding 6-phosphofructokinase codes for the protein MQKISKIAVLTSGGDAPGMNPCIRAVVRTALYNGLEVVGIRQGYKGLIENDMYDMNKRSVSNILNLGGTILKTARCLPFKEEEGMATAYKHLKEHGIDALVVIGGDGTFTGALRFSKKYPDIAVMGVPGTIDNDLCGSTYTLGFDTATNTVIEAIDKIRDTADAHDRLFFIEVMGRDSGAIALRAGISCGAEAILLPEKQTAIEDLIQNLKTGHMNKKSSSIVIVAEGDKNGGVYDVAKAVQKEVKNYDIKVTILGHLQRGGSPSSFDRILGSRLGFAAVNALIAGESQKMVGLQANNIVLTSLEEALNHHEFKLEADLLQMVDILSI